CCGGCCACGATCCGGTCGACCGCCGGGCCCAGCGGATACGTACGGTTCGACGGCCAGGGCAGCCGCTGCCGCAGCTCCCGCATCACGTCGTCCTCGTCGGCGCCCCGCACCATGTCCGTGTCGGTCCAGGACAGATAGCCGACCCCGACCTTCACCCCGCGGTAGCCGACCTCGGCCCGCAGGCTGTGCGCGAACGCCTCCACGCCCGACTTGGACGCGCAGTACGCGGTCATCATCGGCGCCGGGGTGATCGCGGCGAGCGAGGCGATCTGGAGAAAGTACCCGCGGCTCTCCATGAGCACCGGCAGGAACGCCCGCCCCGTCACCGCGCCACCGATCAGATTGACCTCGATGACCCGGCGCCACGCCTCGGGGTCCGAGTCGACGAACGGACCGCCCGACGCCACTCCCGCGTTGGCGACGACGACGTCGACCTTCCCGAACCGCTCCTTGACCTGCTCGGCGACGCGCGCCATCGCCTCGTGGTCGGTGACGTCCGCGAACCAGTGGTCGCTCTCCGAGTGCAGCCGCTCGGAGACCTTCTTCAGCTCGTCGGGTTCCAGACCGACCAGCGCGAGCGTGGCCCCGCGCGCCGAGAGCTTGCGCGCCAGCAGCTCGCCCACGCCGCGCGCCGCGCCCGTGACGACGACGACCTGTCCTTCGAGACTCCGCCTGCCTCTCATGCGACATCCTCCTTCTCGGCCGTACCGTCCACACCGTCTGCACTGCCCGCGCCGCCCGCCGGGACGTACGCGGTGACGAGCTCCCGGATCTTCGCGGTGACGGCCTCCGGCGCCTCCACCGGCGTCATGTGCCCCATGCCCGCCAGCTCGGTGAGGCCCAGGCAGTCGGGCAGCGCCGCCGCGATGGCGCGGGCGTGCACGGGCGGCGTCAGCCGGTCCTCCGTACCCGCGATCACCGCCGTGGGCACCCGCAACTCCCGTACCCCCGCGTCGAGATCGAGCTCCGCGAGGACGTGCCCCCAGGCCACCCTGGCCGCCCGCGGGCACGCGTGCACGATCCGGGCACAGATGTCGACCCGTTCGGGGGATGAACCCGCCCCCATCGTCCCGTACTTGAGTATCCGCCTGGAGACCGGCGTGACGGGCCCGAGCGGCGCGCGCGCCCCGAGAATCGCGCGGGTGATCCGGGTACGGACCGCCCCGGCCCGCAAGGGCACCACCAGCGACTCCTCGATCAGCCGTGAACTTCCGGTGCTGCACAGCAGTACGGCGGCCGCATGTTCCCGCACCCCGGCCCGCCGCGAGGCGGCCATCATCGTCATGCCGCCCATGGAGTGCCCGGCGAGCACGGCCTTCTCGCCCGGTTCGAGGGTGGCGGCCAGCACCGCTTCGAGGTCGTCGGCGAGGGCCTTCGTGCTGTATCCGTCGCGCCCGGCCGCGGGCGAACGGCCGTGACCGCGCTGGTCGTAGGCGACGACCCGGTGATCCACCGCGAGGTCCCGGATCTGCGCCGCCCAGAAGTGGGTGCTGCACGTCCAG
This sequence is a window from Streptomyces sp. NBC_01217. Protein-coding genes within it:
- a CDS encoding SDR family oxidoreductase — encoded protein: MRGRRSLEGQVVVVTGAARGVGELLARKLSARGATLALVGLEPDELKKVSERLHSESDHWFADVTDHEAMARVAEQVKERFGKVDVVVANAGVASGGPFVDSDPEAWRRVIEVNLIGGAVTGRAFLPVLMESRGYFLQIASLAAITPAPMMTAYCASKSGVEAFAHSLRAEVGYRGVKVGVGYLSWTDTDMVRGADEDDVMRELRQRLPWPSNRTYPLGPAVDRIVAGIERRSAHVYAQWWLRGMQSVRGYLPALIGVVGQREMRRFGPRLEGVSKGLVGAGGAADRDAQAVRTESK
- a CDS encoding alpha/beta fold hydrolase, with translation MSRLLRREDAPPVPARELTVVSADGARIHVEVHGQDGAPTVVLSHGWTCSTHFWAAQIRDLAVDHRVVAYDQRGHGRSPAAGRDGYSTKALADDLEAVLAATLEPGEKAVLAGHSMGGMTMMAASRRAGVREHAAAVLLCSTGSSRLIEESLVVPLRAGAVRTRITRAILGARAPLGPVTPVSRRILKYGTMGAGSSPERVDICARIVHACPRAARVAWGHVLAELDLDAGVRELRVPTAVIAGTEDRLTPPVHARAIAAALPDCLGLTELAGMGHMTPVEAPEAVTAKIRELVTAYVPAGGAGSADGVDGTAEKEDVA